In Apium graveolens cultivar Ventura chromosome 10, ASM990537v1, whole genome shotgun sequence, the following are encoded in one genomic region:
- the LOC141691404 gene encoding zinc finger BED domain-containing protein RICESLEEPER 2-like produces MRKAELTESVRERNIRHAREIAEREENERKYAQEFEMFEQRSNELKAKGLSRVSPNGVFLHIKTHKLSRGFMAELRNTKKRKNQNDEIFPPTVPYIDESHITIRSCADESLSEDDCEQEELSLLSKKLPTTDKDTITTLQGTDKEFEKEKSEQARSDQPYQKKPRKKTSKVWDYMAEFKDGDKVVYRCKLCGKDFIKSDISSTSAMKRHLERCVKEYGGTLQTQLQFQRGSNDEVKLASFKYDHALMREKISHYIMINELPFMHVKSYMFNEIMRTATPLFQKITRGTLKGDCNTTYEIEKKKLKEKFKSAQKINITTDMWTSSHQKLGYMVITAHWINIDWKLNSRVLNFCNVPPPHSGYIIADLLYKSLLEWGIEDKIGTVTVDNAKANDVAIRNLKDSYGLKPINPIVGRIRDGVKYVSASEGRLIKFAEIVNLLQLKSKKLILDVSTRWNYTYYMLHAALQFRDVFLRFALWYRAFSEYVPSDEDWEKVKDVCSLLHIFEGATKIVSGSQYPTSNLFLSELKRVKELIDKKVGDSNLYMRDMANAMKEKIDKYWGESNLMMSIGAVMDPRFKLKLLNYCFPVIYPLEGQSEKN; encoded by the exons ATGAGGAAGGCTGAGTTGACTGAGAGTGTGAGAGAGAGGAATATAAGACATGCAAGGGAAATAGCTGAAAGggaagaaaatgagagaaaatatGCTCAGGAATTCGAAATGTTTGAGCAAAGGTCAAATGAATTAAAAGCCAAGGGATTGAGCAGGGTGTCTCCAAATGGTGTGTTTCTGCATATAAAGACTCACAAGTTATCAAG GGGTTTCATGGCTGAATTAAGAAACACCAAGAAGAGAAAAAATCAGAATGATGAGATTTTTCCACCCACTGTACCTTACATTGATGAAAGTCATATAACGATTCGAAGTTGTGCGGACGAATCTCTATCTGAGGATGATTGTGAACAAGAAGAACTGTCCTTATTGTCTAAAAAGCTTCCTACTACTGATAAAGACACAATTACAACTTTGCAAGGAACCGACAAAGAATTTGAAAAGGAAAAGTCTGAGCAGGCCAGGAGTGATCAGCCTTACCAGAAAAAACCAAGAAAAAAAACTTCCAAAGTTTGGGACTATATGGCCGAGTTTAAGGATGGTGATAAAGTAGTATACAGATGCAAGTTATGTGGTAAAGATTTTATAAAAAGTGACATCTCTTCGACTTCTGCGATGAAGAGACATTTGGAAAGATGTGTAAAGGAATATGGTGGCACTCTACAAACACAACTTCAGTTTCAACGAGGTTCTAATGATGAGGTAAAGCTTGCATCTTTTAAATACGACCATGCGCTAATGAGAGAAAAGATATCTCATTATATTATGATTAATGAGTTACCTTTTATGCATGTCAAAAGTTACATGTTTAATGAAATTATGAGGACAGCAACACCTTTATTCCAAAAAATAACTAGGGGAACACTAAAAGGTGATTGTAACACTACATACGAAATtgaaaaaaagaaattgaaggaGAAGTTTAAATCTGCCCAGAAGATTAATATAACTACTGACATGTGGACTTCTTCCCATCAAAAGCTCGGTTATATGGTAATCACTGCCCACTGGATAAACATAGATTGGAAATTAAATTCAAGGGTTCTTAACTTTTGTAATGTACCCCCTCCCCATTCTGGATATATCATTGCTGATTTGTTGTATAAATCTCTACTTGAATGGGGAATTGAAGATAAAATTGGTACAGTAACAGTTGATAATGCTAAGGCCAATGATGTAGCTATTAGGAACCTGAAAGATTCCT ATGGACTAAAGCCTATTAATCCGATTGTTGGTAGAATCAGGGATGGGGTAAAGTATGTTAGTGCTTCAGAAGGCCGTCTTATTAAATTTGCTGAAATAGTAAACCTATTGCAACTGAAATCAAAAAAGTTGATTTTGGATGTTTCCACCAGATGGAATTACACTTACTATATGTTGCATGCTGCCCTTCAGTTTAGAGATGTGTTTCTTAGGTTTGCACTTTGGTATAGAGCATTTAGTGAGTATGTTCCAAGTGACGAAGATTGGGAGAAAGTTAAAGACGTTTGCTCATTGTTACATATATTTGAAGGTGCCACTAAAATAGTATCAGGTAGTCAGTACCCAACGTCTAACTTATTTCTTTCGGAACTTAAAAGGGTGAAAGAATTGATAGATAAAAAGGTGGGTGACTCAAATTTGTACATGAGGGATATGGCTAATGCAATGAAAGAAAAAATTGATAAATATTGGGGAGAGAGTAACTTGATGATGTCTATAGGAGCTGTGATGGATCCGAGATTTAAATTAAAGCTTCTAAATTATTGTTTCCCTGTTATTTATCCGTTGGAAGGCCAAAGTGAAAAAAATTAG